AGATGCATTTGGTTATTGAAGTTTGTTGTTATTTGATGAAGATTCAGATGATGAGATAAACTTCTCAACAAAATCTTCAGTTGAttgttctttcttttcctttctcagTTCTTTCCCCCTTCCTTTTCGAAAGAGGTTTTAAATCTTCAAATCTTTACCATGAATGTGTTAACTTGTtgtttgattttgatggaatatgTGAGGTACAAATGTAGAAACGATTATTCGACTTATCAAGTAATAGAATCATTTCTGTTCTCCTGTGTCTCTTGACCATTTTAAGATTTTGATTATCCAAAGTAAAGGTATTGTACCATAAGCGTTTGTGAGACAAGCAGTTATTGATTACAAAAACGTTTGAAAAGGATTCTTGTGGGAAAAGGCAATTTCTATCCGGGCTTGTCTGGAGTTATGGCTGGTGCATTTTTGGATGGTGTAATTTGTCAGGTTTGAGTTCTTTGAAGCATAAACCTGGAACACCTAAACCGTTGCATAAAAAAGGGGGAAAACATTAGAGATATGGGCCATCCCTTGAACAATGTTTGCTTCAAGGAAATATGCACTAGACTTGTACATGTTTCATTAATTATCTGTTTTGTCTTCCTAACTTGTATGTGTTTCTTTAATTATCTGTTTGTCTTCCTGTCATACGTATGCATCTGTGTTTCTCTTTTGGAAAATTGTTTGTGATATTTGTTCTTCTGTAATTACATGATTAACAGCTAAATGTAAATCAAGCAACAAGAGAATATTTGGAGCGGTATGTTGAAAAGAAAACTGAAAACTCCAAGAATCTCAAAGAAAATCAAGCTGGAAGGATTGACAAGGAGGATGGAACAGCCCTAGGTGTTGAAAAGAATGAACCTTCAAAATCCACTGAGGAGGACTCTAACATTGACAAGGAGAAGGGGAACAAAGAAAGTCATGATCTTGCCAACTTTGGGATTGTAACTGATGAAGACAAGGAAGCTGACAAAGAAGCTTTGGAGAAACTTACTAGCATGATAGAAGAAAGGTTGAAAACCAAACCTTTgcctccaccacctccacaaaCACCTGGGAATACGAACTCAGAACTGCCAGCTAAGTCAAGGGATGGGGACTCTGATGCAGATATAGCGAGACAAGGTGAGTATTTATGGTGGATATATGATCATGGGTACTTTTGTTGCTCATTAGTACTATCCATTTGTCATGTTCATTGCTTGTAACAATTAATAATACTCAACACAAATCATAATTCTTAGTGCATGTTCTCATTAGATAATAGCAATAATAAAACTTAGTTATAAAGATGCAAGTATATCATGATAtacaaaattgaaaagaaaaataatctaACATAAATCATAGATGATTAATGATTATGTGCATATACATGCGCATGCTGGTATATATACAATTGTATGTGATATTCTTGTTgtgtatttaattaaaaaattcatttaatGTTTTTCTTCATTCTATTTCAATTGATTAATGGTAATTTGATGATAGTCATGGTAGGAAATCATTGATACACAAATAAATTCCATTGATATGATTAATAAATTGTATGAATTAAGATTTAAAGGTTGGAATAAGGTTGAAAAGTATATTAGTAGCGTGGAATTAAAGAAGCCCTTTATCTTTCCCCTTATATGTTTCAATgttatgatttttttatttttatttgcatttaTAATTGAACTTATGAATACCATTAATTGTTGAAAACTCAACAATAGAATTACTAAAATCTTATAGCTAATCAAAGTTGAATTATAAATAATaggagtaatatatatatattttttaaatattagtagTATTGGAATTTGCAAATCATATAATTCATGAAACTTCAATTATAGTTGGCACatagagaaataaaaattaatgtaGCTAGTTGAAACAACCATATATAAAGCAAATGATATGCTACAAATTAAAATGATGTAAATGATATAAGAATAGTTATTCTCCTTTTCCAATCAAAATTCAAATATAAGTGATAAGTTTATATTGAAATAATTGGTTTTACTTATTATACATAAAAATATGAAATCCTGTAGTTGATagaattttgaataaaataaagagataaataaaaaattaaaatgcaattaaaaatcttaattaataaaaaaaaattaagggaaTTTTAGTAGAATAATTAAAGCCCCTTGTCCATATCATAAtatttaattgtattttttaATGTTTACAATAGTTCCTTCAAGTCCTCACAACTGTATGTTTTTCTGTAAGACTAATGACATATTTTCAATCCTTAAAAAGTATTAAATATTAGTGTgagtatttttcttgtttataattGTGCAGACACAGCTGAAGATAAAATTGATGATGAGACAACAAGTGACAATAAAGCAGCAAGTGAACAGGATAGACCTGAAACAAGCTCACCTGATAGGAGTAGAAAGTATGACAGGAGAAGTAGAGACCGAGACCGAGATCTAAAACGGGAAAAGGAACGAGAAATTGAAAGATATGAAAGGGAAGCAGAGCGAGAGCGAATTAGGAAGGAGAGGGAGcagagaaggaagattgaggaGGCAGAGCGTGAGTTTGAGGAGCGGCTGAAAGATTGGGAATatagggagagagagaaagagaaacagCGGCAGTatgagaaggagaaggagaaagaaagagaacGCAAAAGGAGGAAGGAGATTCTTTATGATGAAGAGGGTGATGATGATGATTCAAGAAAAAGGTGGCACAGGAGTATCTTAGAAGACAGGAGAAGAAAGAGACTACGGGAGAAGGAGGAAGACCTGGCTGACAGACTCAAAGAAGAGGAGGAAATTGCTCAGGCTAAGAGCAGGGCTGAGGAGGAAAGATTACAGCCGCAAGAGAGAGATGCTTTAAAGCTTTCATCTGATCTTGTCATGAacggaagtgaaaagaaaattctGGCTGAAGAAGCCATCACTGAAAGCAAAGATAAGGTTGTTGAACAGGATAATGAGGGAGATTCTGGTAATGAAAACCGCACaggtatttttttttaatgtaaattattCTTTTCctgttattttttttttgctttgTAACATCCTCCAATACTCAAAATAAACACAATAAAGAGAGATAAATTTTTTCAATGTTTTGAATGGGTATTAACTTCAAATGACAGATGATGGGGTTTTACAAAATGGTACTATTGATGAATCAACCATGACATCAATGACTGAATCGGATTTACGGCGAAGTGGTAATGTGCCTACAAGAAAGTTGGGTTTTGGTTTAGTTGGGTCTGGCAAACGAGCTACCGTTCCTTCAGTTTTccatgaagaagatgatgatgatgcaCACAAGGAGAAAAAGATGAGGCCTCTGGTTCCTATTGATTATTCAACAGAGGAGTTGCAGGCAGTTCAACCTACTGTTACAGGAGCACAACCACCAAATCTTGCTGCTGCTGCAGAATTTGCAAAACGTATATCTAATGTGACTTCCAAAGAAGAGAAGCCTGatgtggaaagagaaagaagtagaCGTTCTCATGACAGGTCAAGTCAGCGAGAGAGAGACAGGAATGATGAAGATATTAATCGTATGAAAGATGAGAAGGATAAGATTCTTGAACAGGACAGGAACCGGGAACATGGGTTGGACAAAGTGAAAACACCAGACAAGCAGAAACTTTTGGATGCAAAGCAGTTGATTGATATGATCCCAAAGACCAAGGATGAGCTATTCTCATATGAGATAAATTGGGCTGTGTATGACAAAGTAAGAAATTTTACATACTTTACCTGTGCCTGTTTCAAGGttttttacactcattcaaatatTCTGCATCAGTTTCTCATTTGCAACTACAATTTAAAAATGGATCAAATATTTGCTTTCACAAAATGGAAAGTGAAAGCTCAATATGTGAATCACATATTGTTTTGATGTTTAAATTGCTATTCCCGTATGAGATAAGAGTTTTATTAAATAATACAAAAAAATTGCACAACGTGCAAATTTCTGCAGAACTGTTGTGCTGCCCGCCTGCCCCCTTCTCTTTCTTTGCATACTGGTGCCTTAATTATTTATGACATGCAAAAAATGGTTTTTGATTTCACTGTTCTGCTGAAGATAGGGGAAGGAGTACAAATTAGTAGGATTTCTCTGTTGTTTGATTTCAGTGTTCCACGTagattatcaaatgccctagtacaaAAGTGTGATAGGTTAGTTGGGAATGAGTGAGAAGAAAAAGGGAGAGACCTAAAACGACCGGAGGGAAGTAATGGCAAAGGATTTATAATTTTTGGATATTGATACGTGCTTGGTGTCTAATAGAGCTGAGTGGCGAAAAAAGATCTGTTTAGCCGACTGCAACTAATTTGGGATTAAAGCTTAGTTGTTTTTGTTGTTGTTGTCATTGCTGCTGTAATTGTTCCACTGAAGATAGGGGTCCAACATCATTCTTGTTTCAGAAGGGTATTTGATATTTATATTTGCCGTGTCATTGTTTGTCTTGACCTTTGTCTGTCTGAATTTGAAGCATAAAAAATGAAATAGGATTTTTAATCTCTGTTATATTCATAATCTGCAGATGTTTTAGTTTATGGAGGACCCTTTTCCATAGGCTTAATGTGTTATATTTTTTCATGAGGCTGGTCTGAAGTATTTTTATGATAAGGTCTGCTTGATGCTGCCATGGTATTTGTAAGCAATATTAAGAACCTTAGTTTTGAAAAATCTTAAAACCTGTTTTCAAGGTTATATGGGTTTGCTTTGGGACCAAGTTGTTGGTAATGGCGCTGCATGTGTTCCACATTTGGCCTCAGGTTCTTTTATTTGTTGAAACTTAAAATGTCCAAATGCCTCAAAACAGGTGAAATTGACAGAGCATTTTGATAATCCACATGAAAGTAGAGATCTGCAAATGCTAACTAGAAACTAACTCCAAACTTAAGTGGTTGTCTAACTCTGTCTGTGTTATATGTGATGGTGTTATATGCATTTGTTACATTCGTTACATTCTAAAATGTTGATGCAATGTGTCATCTGCTTTTCACAGCATGAGCTTCATGAGAGAATGAGACCATGGATTTCAAAGAAGATTACAGAGTTTTTGGGAGAGGAAGAAACCACACTGGTAGATTACATTGTATCAAGTACTCAAGAACATGTTAAGGCATCCCAAATGCTGGATATGCTTCAGTCTATATTGGATGATGAAGCTGAAATGTTTGTGCTCAAGATGTGGAGGATGCTTATCTTTGAAATTAAGAAGGTGGAAACGGGTCTTGCTTTGAGGTCAAAAACATAAAACTAGTTACTCATTTGTTCCTGGAGTGCTGTGAGATGGACATTCTGGTTTCCGAGTATTGTAGAACAAAGCACAGATTGCAATCAAGGTACATTTTGCAATTTGAACAGCTTCAGAATATAATTTCTCATCTTCAAGAAATGAATATATTCTTGCACTAATTGCCCTTTTGAGTTTGTGGTTTGtagcaaaatttttttttttttttggtttgtcATTTGATGGTCCTCTATTATGTGGGATCAAAGACTTTCTTTCCATGAATTTGAAGGGAAATATAATCGACAATCTACTGGAAGAATGGTTACTTTCGGACTACTTCTAATTCAATGATCTCAGAAATTTTGtattccctctttgatcttttgtTATCTCATTTTAATAGCTGAAAAGATGTGCCAAGACATTTGATAGATATTTAGTttgtattattgttattattattaaatctACTTTTAATGCACTATATTATCATCTCATTTTATTTGTAgtttataaatcattagttattgCTACAAATTACAAACTTATTTAAATATTAGCACAACCAGCCTTACATTACTCGTTAAGCACAACAGCACTTAATATTGCACTTTTGGGTTCATGTGGGATGATTCTCCATTGTAATTCAGGTTGCCACCACGCTTTAACACTCTTGCTAGGTGGCTAGCTACAAGAAAACCATGGCTCAATTTAGATTTTTGTTGTTCCTCTTCTCGtcttataaatataatataatttttttcctttcatCTCTTTTTTTCATTGAATTTcatctaaaatttattttattttcatttatacaAGTATAtaaagttaattatttttaactcGCATAAATTTTAGATTGATCAACTTGAATATGCATTTATATTTATCTTTGTACCATTAAGCTATTAGTtacttattttgttattttattaatatctaattttttatatttgtttaatttgagTAAAGGgcggttattttttttttctttaatcatATGGTATTTGCTATCTAGTCTAACTCTTTGGGGTTCATATTTATATTTTTGCTTTTAGATGTAAATTTTATGTAAAAATTATGTTTAAaattctataataattaaaatcataattacgtaatatttatattaattattgaaattttattataattttttgaattgGTAAAAAAATTCTatacttcaaaaaaaaaaaaaatatatatatatatagtaaatatattattGAAAATATTATGGTTAGTCCTAACGTCCTACAAGTAGAATTAAGAAAAAGGGGAAATATAAAATGCAttagtgtgtgtgtgtatatatatattaaagaaataacttaaaaatataagTTTGGAACATAATCTTAATAATAAATATGTTTTTTTGTTAAAATTTCCTGTAGGTGAAATTTGACCCGCTCAGCTTTACATTGGGGAATCTCCAGAAAGCGTACTCTACAGTCTGCAGGCTGAAGCACAAATTCAGCTTCATTCTTCAGTTTTTTAAACCGTAGGCAGTTAGTTATTTATCATTGACTTGTAGATATGATTTTATCCACAAATTTCTGGATGGATATGGTCTGCACCCGCAAGTCCTTACTAAATTGGTAACCTGCACTTCAAACTTTCAACTTCTACTACTGTCCAATTTAGACTAGAAAGTGAGAAACTCGATCAGCATTACCTTCAATTTATTTCAAAGAGGAGCCAATTTAGGCCCCAGGCCAAGAGAAAGTTTCAGTTCACCGATAACACCAAGAAGAGTAAAGAATCTACTGAAAAGAAACCTTAAAACACATTGCATGGTACCATTTATTGGTCTTCAATGAATCCAGGGAGAGGCAGCCTAGCCTCTCAATTAGTACAATTCACCATTAATtgcattaaaacatttaattaacaaTAAGTTTACAGAGCTTTACAGATTGGAGACTTTCCCAACCCAGATCGTGGGATGGCATAATCAATGATTGCTGTCAGATCACCCAAAACCAAGCTACAATTGATCCAGCAGCCAGACCAACAACTAGGAACAAAACAATTACAATCCCAGCAGTCTCTGCATGCTGTATTGGGACAACTTTGGGAGCCAAAATCATTAGAACACTTGTCAAGTAGCCATTAGTAAGACCCAAAAGACAAGTCAGGATTGTTACTGGGATCTCGGTTCGAAAGAATTTAGGACCATGCAAGCAGCCTAAGAACAAAGGGAAAAAGAGCAGTCTTGCAAAACAACCACCAATGGCAAGTTTGGCATTCTCCATCATATAGACTGCAGTCAAAGACTTGCCAACCAGATCAAACACATTGTAGCCGGTAATGAGAAGGATTGCATACCAGTCCTTGAGAGTCTCAGAGTGCACATCCTCTGTTATATAGCCCGGAAATATCGACAACGTCACAATATAAATGAGCAGGATCCCAATCCCATACCATTTGACACTCCCAATAATCTCCAACAAGGTTGATCTCCACTGAGCCCCAGTTAGGGACCCTTTCTCCTTCTTTTCCTCATTCACAGCCTGAATTTTCAAATCTGTATAGTACTTGATCACAGGAAGGTGATGCGCCACATTGTAAAACAGAATACATATGGCCATAACCACAATCCCAACAGCGAAATAGAGATTTGCACTTTTTCTGAGGCCATGTTCATCTTGTGTATATACAGATTTGGTTATGATCCTTAGAAATGAAACCAGGACTCCTGCATTCATTAGGTTAAAAGTTCAAAATTCCTCCTCTGCAATTGTATTCGCTTGCATAGCTAAGAAATGAGAAAACTACACCTCAGTTATAGAAGGCATATAACTAGGAGCATATACAGTAAATGCATAAACACCTTGTAGATTTGGTAAACTAATAAGTTTTGTATGCAATTATTTAACACATGTCCAGCAGCTCGTGCAGGATCCTGTTTACAAATGTTCTAGCATTTTCAAGATCTTTCTAAATTTAGGGTATGTTTGGCATTACTGTTAAACTACTGTTGAGAAAAAATTTATTAGTtattaagtattaaaaaataatttaaaattaaatttgataaattttagttATTAGAACACTAAAAtttcaaactttttttttttaatgcatcTAAAATGGTGCTTGCAATTTTGGCCTTGACACATCAATGCTAAACAGAAACTTGGTCATAGAGATTGAGTGCTTTTTGAAGTGCAATGAAATGATGTggcctttttttttattatcatttttaatataGAAATGTGAAGTTTTAGAGCTCGTTTCACTTCTAAGTTTGTATAAGCAAATTTTTATTGGTCTTTAAATTGGTTGGCCTTGGCTTAGGATTCATCCAACCTTTGAGCTATTTAAGTGCAAAAAACACATTGAAAACGACTAGATCTACAGTTGAGTACTGTGTTTTTTTATATTGTGCTTATATGGAAAGTTTTAGGTTAACTCTAACTCATGCATaaacaaaagaaagaacttcaATTTCTGCCATTTGACAATATCCAAATCAAGAATCCATGGCAATCTAACAAAAATATCCAATTCAAgcaataaattgtgattataaaagTGGAAAAAAAAGCAACAATTGTAATTACCAGAACCAGCAGTACCAGCAACAACAGCCTGCATATACCTCTCAGGCAACCCTCCAGCAGCCCCAATAAGCCCACCTTGGACCAACGCATCAGCCATGCCGGAAAGCGCAATCGCCACGACCGTCACATCAAACCCATCACTCAACCCGACCCGACCCTTTATATAAACCGCATCCATAATCGGGACAACCAACAGAGAAACGACGAAGAGGGCCAGGCCCGCATTTATCCTAACATAAGCATCGGCTACATGGGCGTAAAAGACGATCACCAAAAGGCAGCAGAGTCCCACCACCATGTAAGCCACGGCGAATATGCGGTCAACTGAAACCCCGGGATAGATGTAGGAGAAGTAATCGACAGCGGTGATGAAGGCATTCCACGGGAGAAGAAAGCCAAGGCCGAGTGTAAAGTAGATTATGTAGGCCAAGTGGAAAGTGTCTTTTGGGACATTTTGAGAGATGGCCGGACTTGAAGCGGAGGCCGCGTCGGGTAGCAATAGGGAGGATTCGGAGTCGGTGTCATTGTCGGTGGGTCCGCCAGCAAGACCCATGAGAGAATTAGAAGGCGGAGTGGGTCTGGATTCGAGCTTGGGTTTTGGGTGGTTGACCGGTGATCGTAAGAACTTTTTCTTGATGGAGGGAGCGGACTGGTATTTGGCCGGTGGCGGAGCTGTGGTCAGATTTTGATTAGGTAAGAAACGACAGCGTGTCCATGCTTGTCACATACGAATCCTTTCAAGACCCCAActatcttttctttttcttttcacatGTGACAGGCACGTagtctttcattttttttaattaaagggCAAAAATAAATCCATTAtttatctctttatttttttttattatatgatactgaatattttgataaaaataattattttataattaataaaataaataaaa
This sequence is a window from Hevea brasiliensis isolate MT/VB/25A 57/8 chromosome 10, ASM3005281v1, whole genome shotgun sequence. Protein-coding genes within it:
- the LOC110635339 gene encoding equilibrative nucleotide transporter 1; the protein is MGLAGGPTDNDTDSESSLLLPDAASASSPAISQNVPKDTFHLAYIIYFTLGLGFLLPWNAFITAVDYFSYIYPGVSVDRIFAVAYMVVGLCCLLVIVFYAHVADAYVRINAGLALFVVSLLVVPIMDAVYIKGRVGLSDGFDVTVVAIALSGMADALVQGGLIGAAGGLPERYMQAVVAGTAGSGVLVSFLRIITKSVYTQDEHGLRKSANLYFAVGIVVMAICILFYNVAHHLPVIKYYTDLKIQAVNEEKKEKGSLTGAQWRSTLLEIIGSVKWYGIGILLIYIVTLSIFPGYITEDVHSETLKDWYAILLITGYNVFDLVGKSLTAVYMMENAKLAIGGCFARLLFFPLFLGCLHGPKFFRTEIPVTILTCLLGLTNGYLTSVLMILAPKVVPIQHAETAGIVIVLFLVVGLAAGSIVAWFWVI
- the LOC110635338 gene encoding RNA-binding motif protein 25 isoform X2 produces the protein MLVGTTVISVFSLWTCFDMSAKILFFVFAGIQRYPSPYPAMVRPMFPPRPPGAIGVLPAASRPLVPGIPGVRPIIPPIIRPAVPSITPAEKPQTTVYVGKIEPTVENDFMLSVLRFCGPVKSWKRAQDPSDGTPKRFGFCEFESAEGVLRALRLLSKFNIDGQELVLNVNQATREYLERYVEKKTENSKNLKENQAGRIDKEDGTALGVEKNEPSKSTEEDSNIDKEKGNKESHDLANFGIVTDEDKEADKEALEKLTSMIEERLKTKPLPPPPPQTPGNTNSELPAKSRDGDSDADIARQDTAEDKIDDETTSDNKAASEQDRPETSSPDRSRKYDRRSRDRDRDLKREKEREIERYEREAERERIRKEREQRRKIEEAEREFEERLKDWEYREREKEKQRQYEKEKEKERERKRRKEILYDEEGDDDDSRKRWHRSILEDRRRKRLREKEEDLADRLKEEEEIAQAKSRAEEERLQPQERDALKLSSDLVMNGSEKKILAEEAITESKDKVVEQDNEGDSGNENRTDDGVLQNGTIDESTMTSMTESDLRRSGNVPTRKLGFGLVGSGKRATVPSVFHEEDDDDAHKEKKMRPLVPIDYSTEELQAVQPTVTGAQPPNLAAAAEFAKRISNVTSKEEKPDVERERSRRSHDRSSQRERDRNDEDINRMKDEKDKILEQDRNREHGLDKVKTPDKQKLLDAKQLIDMIPKTKDELFSYEINWAVYDKHELHERMRPWISKKITEFLGEEETTLVDYIVSSTQEHVKASQMLDMLQSILDDEAEMFVLKMWRMLIFEIKKVETGLALRSKT
- the LOC110635338 gene encoding RNA-binding motif protein 25 isoform X3, with translation MVRPMFPPRPPGAIGVLPAASRPLVPGIPGVRPIIPPIIRPAVPSITPAEKPQTTVYVGKIEPTVENDFMLSVLRFCGPVKSWKRAQDPSDGTPKRFGFCEFESAEGVLRALRLLSKFNIDGQELVLNVNQATREYLERYVEKKTENSKNLKENQAGRIDKEDGTALGVEKNEPSKSTEEDSNIDKEKGNKESHDLANFGIVTDEDKEADKEALEKLTSMIEERLKTKPLPPPPPQTPGNTNSELPAKSRDGDSDADIARQDTAEDKIDDETTSDNKAASEQDRPETSSPDRSRKYDRRSRDRDRDLKREKEREIERYEREAERERIRKEREQRRKIEEAEREFEERLKDWEYREREKEKQRQYEKEKEKERERKRRKEILYDEEGDDDDSRKRWHRSILEDRRRKRLREKEEDLADRLKEEEEIAQAKSRAEEERLQPQERDALKLSSDLVMNGSEKKILAEEAITESKDKVVEQDNEGDSGNENRTDDGVLQNGTIDESTMTSMTESDLRRSGNVPTRKLGFGLVGSGKRATVPSVFHEEDDDDAHKEKKMRPLVPIDYSTEELQAVQPTVTGAQPPNLAAAAEFAKRISNVTSKEEKPDVERERSRRSHDRSSQRERDRNDEDINRMKDEKDKILEQDRNREHGLDKVKTPDKQKLLDAKQLIDMIPKTKDELFSYEINWAVYDKHELHERMRPWISKKITEFLGEEETTLVDYIVSSTQEHVKASQMLDMLQSILDDEAEMFVLKMWRMLIFEIKKVETGLALRSKT
- the LOC110635338 gene encoding RNA-binding motif protein 25 isoform X1, producing the protein MAEPPSSPAATVDHNSRKPESESADVLPTQPDPTSNSITPLAPPSSLAQQQTPNPNPSPNPYTASASTPANAFPSYAPPISGASVAPVAQSFRPVPQFSPLPNYQNPSVGVQPPGVSAPPVMASGAPGAVPAPTPMMQYQFPPGQPPNPALRTYAPMPNGYGVISGAVPQGTMPPPGIQRYPSPYPAMVRPMFPPRPPGAIGVLPAASRPLVPGIPGVRPIIPPIIRPAVPSITPAEKPQTTVYVGKIEPTVENDFMLSVLRFCGPVKSWKRAQDPSDGTPKRFGFCEFESAEGVLRALRLLSKFNIDGQELVLNVNQATREYLERYVEKKTENSKNLKENQAGRIDKEDGTALGVEKNEPSKSTEEDSNIDKEKGNKESHDLANFGIVTDEDKEADKEALEKLTSMIEERLKTKPLPPPPPQTPGNTNSELPAKSRDGDSDADIARQDTAEDKIDDETTSDNKAASEQDRPETSSPDRSRKYDRRSRDRDRDLKREKEREIERYEREAERERIRKEREQRRKIEEAEREFEERLKDWEYREREKEKQRQYEKEKEKERERKRRKEILYDEEGDDDDSRKRWHRSILEDRRRKRLREKEEDLADRLKEEEEIAQAKSRAEEERLQPQERDALKLSSDLVMNGSEKKILAEEAITESKDKVVEQDNEGDSGNENRTDDGVLQNGTIDESTMTSMTESDLRRSGNVPTRKLGFGLVGSGKRATVPSVFHEEDDDDAHKEKKMRPLVPIDYSTEELQAVQPTVTGAQPPNLAAAAEFAKRISNVTSKEEKPDVERERSRRSHDRSSQRERDRNDEDINRMKDEKDKILEQDRNREHGLDKVKTPDKQKLLDAKQLIDMIPKTKDELFSYEINWAVYDKHELHERMRPWISKKITEFLGEEETTLVDYIVSSTQEHVKASQMLDMLQSILDDEAEMFVLKMWRMLIFEIKKVETGLALRSKT